Proteins from one Halopseudomonas pelagia genomic window:
- a CDS encoding PepSY-associated TM helix domain-containing protein — protein MAKKSQARTWFLVHSWLALPVWFFLLIICVTGTLATVSQEIIWLASPDVRANKPSDDAQRLTHSQILAAIEEAAPEVIVRGIRRPDEGHFALNVQATYPDGSSPTLYVNPYTGAIQGVSPQFDFRQFTRALHGWWLVPFTNGFSWGWYLVSFMALPMLVSLITGLVVYKRFWKGFFKPKLRFNQGARIFWGDFHRLSGIWSIWFIAVISITGMWFLVQAVLFDNQISISTEGIPPVIARDVVPLAASAETVPRIGLDEAVAIAKDRVPGLDVSSVSLPGYAYGHISISGRGYYPLMFQSIDINPYNGDVDKVRLLDDRSGLEFVTESMRPLHTGDFGGLWIKLIWFVFGLILSMMVFSGLLIWTKRTAKATAAVVSKRKTTRQTASSLEHTPVNQS, from the coding sequence ATGGCTAAGAAGTCTCAGGCTCGCACCTGGTTTCTCGTTCACAGCTGGCTGGCGCTGCCGGTCTGGTTTTTTCTGCTGATCATCTGCGTAACCGGCACGCTGGCTACGGTCAGTCAGGAAATCATCTGGCTGGCCAGCCCGGATGTGCGTGCCAACAAACCTTCGGATGATGCCCAGCGGCTTACCCACAGCCAGATCCTTGCGGCTATCGAGGAGGCCGCTCCGGAAGTCATCGTGCGCGGAATCAGGCGCCCGGATGAAGGCCACTTTGCCTTGAACGTCCAGGCTACCTACCCGGACGGCAGCTCACCCACGCTGTACGTCAATCCCTACACTGGCGCCATCCAGGGCGTCAGCCCACAGTTCGACTTCCGCCAGTTTACCCGCGCGCTGCATGGCTGGTGGCTGGTGCCCTTCACCAACGGATTCAGCTGGGGCTGGTATCTGGTGTCGTTCATGGCTTTGCCGATGCTGGTGTCGCTGATCACGGGTTTAGTAGTTTACAAGCGCTTCTGGAAGGGCTTCTTCAAACCCAAACTGCGTTTCAATCAGGGCGCACGGATCTTCTGGGGCGACTTTCATCGTCTTTCCGGCATCTGGTCGATCTGGTTTATCGCCGTTATTTCAATAACGGGGATGTGGTTCCTGGTACAGGCCGTGCTGTTCGATAATCAGATCTCCATCTCCACCGAGGGCATTCCTCCGGTGATTGCACGCGATGTAGTGCCCCTGGCTGCCTCCGCCGAGACGGTTCCACGTATCGGCCTCGATGAGGCGGTAGCCATCGCCAAGGATCGCGTGCCCGGCCTCGATGTCAGTTCAGTGAGTTTGCCGGGTTATGCCTACGGCCATATTTCCATCAGCGGCCGCGGCTATTATCCACTGATGTTTCAATCAATCGATATCAACCCGTACAACGGCGATGTGGACAAGGTGCGCCTGCTCGATGATCGCAGCGGACTCGAATTCGTCACCGAATCCATGCGGCCGCTGCATACCGGTGATTTTGGCGGCCTGTGGATCAAACTCATCTGGTTCGTATTCGGCCTGATTCTGAGCATGATGGTGTTCAGCGGCCTGCTGATCTGGACCAAGCGCACCGCCAAAGCCACCGCGGCTGTGGTCAGCAAACGCAAAACGACGCGCCAGACCGCGTCCAGCCTTGAGCACACACCGGTGAATCAATCATGA
- a CDS encoding DUF6162 family protein: MTAQVIRPAGAGHETLWVLALCVLILLGASAVVLSHAKADIESDIADYQLDARMDLTAAEQGVHTDLGVAFEEMQWYLNEQGQLPSPTELAEEGFPPFIDDASASNRGSHQWQRLQLGAETFYLGQSQAQDIAGTFLLWPQTSDAEIWLTRDDDVTLPTTLTTEHLIASGWRQVIAHFDAGVTRQHRH, translated from the coding sequence ATGACCGCTCAGGTAATACGCCCTGCCGGTGCTGGGCATGAGACGCTCTGGGTACTGGCCCTGTGCGTGCTGATCCTGCTGGGGGCCAGCGCCGTGGTGCTCTCACATGCCAAGGCCGATATTGAAAGTGACATTGCCGACTACCAACTGGACGCGCGAATGGATCTGACCGCAGCCGAACAGGGCGTGCATACCGACCTGGGTGTAGCCTTCGAGGAGATGCAGTGGTATCTGAACGAACAGGGTCAGCTACCCAGCCCGACCGAGCTGGCCGAAGAAGGTTTCCCGCCGTTTATCGATGATGCCAGCGCCAGCAACCGGGGCAGTCACCAGTGGCAACGTTTGCAACTCGGAGCGGAAACCTTCTATCTGGGCCAAAGTCAGGCGCAGGATATCGCAGGCACCTTTCTGCTTTGGCCGCAGACTAGCGACGCCGAGATATGGCTGACCCGTGATGACGACGTTACTTTGCCCACTACCTTGACCACCGAGCATTTGATTGCCTCGGGCTGGCGGCAAGTCATCGCCCATTTCGATGCTGGCGTCACCCGCCAACATCGCCACTGA
- a CDS encoding thiamine pyrophosphate-binding protein produces MSNAVSSSRSSKLSLFWRRWRFHINILLVLIPLGFMPKYFQDVALFRGESGLGEREIGEVQVGPWSLRLAEFRELPPHLEGPAGYMKAFNAALCEECISQVKATYLRVGKPRSLRAAGALFFGTPYRMGASLPLPEDTPTDAQLWITMEGWDGSVHQAPLDLATASPVTLAWLEKTGDTL; encoded by the coding sequence ATGAGCAACGCTGTTTCGTCTTCCCGATCCTCGAAGCTGAGCCTTTTCTGGCGCCGCTGGCGGTTTCATATCAACATCCTGTTGGTGCTGATACCCCTGGGCTTTATGCCCAAGTACTTTCAGGACGTCGCCCTGTTTCGCGGCGAAAGCGGCCTGGGCGAACGGGAAATTGGCGAGGTGCAGGTCGGTCCCTGGAGCCTGCGCCTGGCGGAATTCCGCGAGCTCCCCCCGCACCTGGAAGGCCCGGCGGGTTATATGAAAGCCTTCAATGCCGCGCTGTGTGAGGAATGCATCAGCCAGGTCAAGGCGACTTACCTGCGCGTGGGCAAGCCGCGCAGCCTGCGCGCCGCCGGAGCGCTGTTCTTCGGCACACCTTATCGCATGGGCGCCAGCCTGCCGTTACCTGAAGACACGCCGACGGATGCGCAATTATGGATCACCATGGAGGGCTGGGACGGTAGCGTCCACCAGGCTCCCCTAGACCTCGCTACCGCTTCACCAGTCACTCTGGCCTGGCTAGAGAAAACAGGAGATACGCTCTGA